In a genomic window of Allomeiothermus silvanus DSM 9946:
- a CDS encoding cysteine desulfurase family protein, translating to MIYLDYAATTPLDPEVKTGMEQAFGAWGNPSSVHAEGRRAKALLEESRERVAKAIGARSREIIFTSGGSEADALAILGYALAKGKGHLLSTRLEHSAVLIAMGGLERLGYAVTYLEPEPLTGMVYPDQVAQALRPDTLLVSVMAVNNELGTLYPIREMAEVCKARGVVFHTDAVQAAGTLPLDVQELGVDMLSLAAHKFYGPKGAGALYLRKGLELFPIAPGKQEQGFRGGTENLPAVYGMALALEKAVRLIPEETPRLLALRHRLESALLALPGVELNGHPTHRSPKHVNVTAKGADGEGLLLNLDLMGVCASSGSACSSGSLEPSHVLTAIGRSKAEARASVRFSLGRYTTEAEVDEAARIFAQAAGRSRLTDTAR from the coding sequence GTGATCTACCTCGATTACGCGGCTACTACCCCCCTGGACCCCGAGGTGAAAACGGGGATGGAGCAGGCCTTTGGGGCTTGGGGGAACCCAAGTTCGGTGCACGCCGAGGGGCGCCGGGCCAAGGCTTTGCTGGAGGAGTCCCGCGAACGGGTGGCCAAAGCCATAGGAGCCCGTTCGCGTGAGATTATCTTTACCTCTGGCGGTTCCGAGGCAGATGCGCTCGCGATCTTAGGGTACGCCCTAGCTAAGGGCAAAGGCCACCTCCTCAGCACCCGCCTCGAGCACTCGGCGGTGCTCATAGCGATGGGAGGCCTCGAGCGTTTGGGGTACGCGGTTACTTACCTCGAGCCAGAACCCCTTACCGGCATGGTGTATCCCGATCAGGTGGCCCAAGCCCTCCGCCCCGATACCCTGCTGGTCAGCGTGATGGCGGTTAACAACGAACTTGGTACCCTCTACCCGATTCGCGAGATGGCCGAAGTCTGCAAAGCGAGAGGGGTAGTCTTCCACACTGACGCGGTACAAGCGGCAGGGACGCTTCCCCTTGATGTCCAGGAGCTGGGGGTAGATATGCTCTCGCTGGCGGCGCACAAGTTCTATGGCCCCAAGGGAGCCGGGGCTTTGTACTTGCGCAAAGGCCTCGAGCTTTTCCCTATTGCCCCCGGCAAGCAGGAGCAAGGTTTTCGGGGTGGCACCGAGAACCTTCCCGCCGTGTACGGGATGGCCTTGGCGCTCGAGAAGGCGGTGCGGCTGATTCCCGAAGAGACCCCTCGGTTGCTGGCTTTGCGCCATCGGCTGGAGAGCGCTTTGCTTGCCCTCCCCGGCGTAGAACTCAACGGCCACCCCACCCACAGGAGCCCCAAGCACGTCAATGTCACGGCCAAGGGCGCTGATGGGGAAGGTTTGCTGCTCAACCTCGACTTGATGGGGGTGTGCGCCTCCTCGGGCTCAGCGTGCAGTTCGGGGAGCCTCGAGCCCAGCCATGTCCTCACCGCCATAGGCCGCAGCAAGGCCGAAGCCCGGGCCTCGGTGCGGTTCAGCTTGGGGAGATATACCACCGAAGCCGAGGTGGACGAGGCAGCTCGGATCTTCGCGCAGGCGGCGGGGCGCTCGAGGCTCACGGATACAGCGCGCTGA
- a CDS encoding long-chain-fatty-acid--CoA ligase, with product MERPWFKHYDPGVPKDIEYPEIPLWRLLEQSANRYPEQVALEFLGKTLSYKELWEATRRFAEALRAQGVQPGERVAIMLPNTPAFVIAFYGTLMAGGIAVNVNPLYTPRELHHQLVDAGAETLVMLDILWPRYAEIAGEVPLRRVITSGIQDYLPFPKNLLYPIKMRREKRWVNLPKDPKRHDLKTLLRSYSPIAEPVNSNPDDIALLQYTGGTTGISKGAMLTHRNLVANTYQSIAWSPESKALEGKGVMLGAIPFFHVYGMTVAMNFGLALGYKIVLLPRPEVAACVEAIEKHGVTHFPGVPTLYTAFNHFPGIQNRKIHTIRVCNSGSAPLPLEVMERFEQLTGGKVLEGYGLTEAAPVTHSNPVSGLRKKGSVGLPFPGVDAKILGPDMQELPPGEVGELAVRGPNIMKGYWNRPEETAKTLVIDWLLTGDMAKMDEDGYFYIVDRKKDVIIAGGYNIYPREVEEVLYAHPAIQEACVVGVPDSYRGETVAAYVVLKPGANLTEAELEKYCRENLAAFKIPRIIEFRKELPKSAVGKILRRQLREEAIQAQKVSS from the coding sequence ATGGAGCGTCCCTGGTTTAAACACTACGACCCCGGTGTCCCTAAAGACATCGAGTACCCCGAGATTCCCCTGTGGCGGCTGCTCGAGCAGAGCGCAAACCGCTATCCAGAGCAGGTGGCGCTGGAATTCTTAGGTAAGACCCTGAGCTACAAAGAGCTCTGGGAGGCCACTCGCCGCTTCGCCGAGGCCCTGCGCGCTCAGGGGGTGCAGCCCGGCGAACGGGTAGCCATCATGCTGCCCAACACCCCGGCCTTCGTAATCGCTTTTTACGGCACGCTGATGGCGGGCGGTATCGCGGTGAATGTGAACCCGCTCTACACCCCCCGGGAACTCCATCACCAACTAGTAGATGCCGGAGCAGAGACCCTGGTTATGCTGGACATACTCTGGCCCCGTTATGCGGAGATAGCCGGGGAGGTTCCGCTGCGGCGGGTGATCACCAGCGGAATCCAGGATTACCTCCCCTTTCCCAAAAACCTGCTCTACCCGATCAAGATGCGTCGGGAGAAGCGCTGGGTCAACTTACCCAAAGACCCTAAGCGCCACGACCTCAAAACCCTGCTGCGCTCCTATTCGCCCATCGCCGAGCCAGTGAACTCCAACCCCGACGACATAGCCCTGCTCCAGTACACCGGCGGAACCACCGGAATCTCTAAGGGTGCCATGCTCACCCACCGCAATCTGGTGGCCAACACCTACCAAAGCATCGCCTGGTCCCCCGAAAGCAAGGCCCTCGAGGGCAAGGGCGTGATGCTGGGGGCTATCCCCTTCTTCCACGTCTATGGGATGACCGTGGCCATGAACTTTGGCCTCGCTTTGGGATATAAGATCGTGCTCCTGCCACGACCCGAAGTCGCCGCCTGCGTTGAGGCTATTGAGAAACACGGGGTGACCCACTTCCCTGGGGTACCGACGCTGTACACCGCGTTCAACCACTTCCCGGGCATCCAAAACCGCAAAATACACACCATACGCGTCTGCAACTCGGGCTCGGCCCCACTTCCCCTCGAGGTGATGGAGCGCTTTGAGCAGCTCACCGGGGGCAAGGTGCTCGAGGGATACGGCCTAACCGAAGCCGCGCCGGTCACCCACTCCAACCCGGTGTCTGGGTTGCGCAAGAAAGGCAGCGTGGGTTTGCCATTTCCGGGGGTGGATGCCAAGATCCTGGGGCCTGATATGCAAGAGCTTCCCCCTGGAGAAGTGGGGGAGTTGGCGGTGCGCGGGCCCAACATAATGAAGGGCTACTGGAACCGCCCTGAGGAGACCGCTAAAACCCTCGTCATCGATTGGCTCCTCACCGGCGACATGGCTAAGATGGACGAAGACGGCTATTTCTACATCGTAGACCGCAAGAAAGACGTGATCATTGCAGGCGGGTACAACATCTACCCCCGCGAGGTTGAAGAGGTTCTCTACGCCCACCCAGCCATCCAGGAAGCCTGTGTGGTGGGTGTGCCCGACAGCTACCGTGGCGAGACCGTGGCGGCTTATGTGGTCCTCAAGCCGGGGGCTAACCTCACCGAAGCCGAACTCGAGAAGTACTGCCGGGAAAACCTGGCTGCCTTCAAGATTCCCCGGATCATCGAATTTCGTAAGGAGTTGCCCAAGTCAGCGGTGGGCAAGATCTTGCGGCGGCAGTTGCGCGAAGAAGCGATACAAGCCCAAAAGGTCTCGAGCTGA
- a CDS encoding phosphoribosyltransferase — protein sequence MRFRDRAQAAQLLAQALRPLGLERPVILGIPRGGVVLADILARALGGTADVVFARKIGAPGHEEFALGAVGEDGSIYLQPYAHRYASEAYLEAEARRQQAVIAERAERYRAVRPKVPLTGRDVVIVDDGIATGSTVEAAIQAVRAEHPRRLVVAIPVAPPEALERLQRQAEVVCLYTPVPFGAVGAFYQDFPQVSDQEVLETLSAWADL from the coding sequence GTGCGTTTTCGTGATCGGGCACAGGCGGCACAGCTTTTGGCCCAGGCCCTGCGGCCTTTGGGCCTTGAGCGCCCGGTGATCTTGGGAATTCCTCGGGGCGGGGTAGTGCTGGCGGACATTTTAGCCCGGGCTCTAGGAGGCACCGCCGACGTGGTCTTCGCGCGTAAAATCGGCGCCCCCGGACACGAGGAATTCGCCTTGGGAGCGGTGGGGGAGGATGGTTCGATCTACCTGCAACCCTATGCCCACCGTTACGCAAGCGAGGCCTACCTCGAGGCCGAGGCCCGGCGCCAGCAGGCGGTTATTGCCGAGCGGGCCGAGCGCTACCGTGCGGTGCGACCCAAGGTCCCGCTTACGGGCCGTGACGTGGTAATCGTCGATGACGGCATTGCCACCGGCAGCACCGTGGAAGCGGCCATTCAGGCGGTGCGGGCCGAGCATCCCCGGCGGCTAGTAGTGGCCATCCCGGTGGCCCCGCCGGAGGCCCTCGAGCGCCTCCAGCGCCAGGCTGAGGTGGTCTGTTTATACACCCCGGTTCCCTTTGGCGCGGTGGGGGCTTTTTATCAAGACTTCCCTCAAGTCTCCGACCAAGAGGTCTTGGAAACGCTTTCTGCATGGGCGGACCTTTAA
- a CDS encoding cupin domain-containing protein — MKGFVRSAQQVPSRPVERGVQAFIQVLVGPEDGAPHYITRKFTLLPGGRIPRHKHPGVEHEQFLVAGRLRIGIGEEVFEAKAGEAIYIPADTPHWYENPGLETAEFICVIPKTASYSTEWLEE; from the coding sequence GTGAAAGGCTTTGTGCGCTCTGCCCAACAAGTCCCCTCCCGTCCCGTCGAGCGGGGGGTTCAGGCCTTTATTCAGGTATTGGTTGGCCCTGAGGACGGTGCTCCTCATTACATCACCCGTAAGTTCACCCTCTTGCCAGGCGGACGAATCCCCCGCCACAAGCACCCTGGGGTGGAGCACGAGCAGTTCTTGGTCGCCGGACGGCTGCGTATCGGCATCGGGGAGGAGGTGTTCGAGGCCAAGGCTGGGGAGGCCATCTATATCCCTGCGGATACCCCCCATTGGTACGAAAATCCCGGCCTCGAGACCGCGGAGTTCATCTGCGTGATCCCCAAGACCGCGAGCTATTCGACCGAGTGGCTCGAGGAGTAA
- the solA gene encoding N-methyl-L-tryptophan oxidase → MKTDYEFIVIGAGGAGSAAAYELARRGCEVLLIEQFQVGHDRGSSHGHSRIFRFAYAEPDYVRLAQAALLAWRELEADAGMPLLTLTGGLDLGPAGSSSLEQTEHALRAMGAVFDKLDAQSLMRRFPQWRVPGDWIGIYSPDAGIVNPTQSVEVLAVLAQGYGARLLERTPVRGLELSGQGSPRVLTDQGKFSCRRLIVAAGAWLPQLVPQLATRLRVTQEATVFFKPQVLEPFSPRRFPIFINHLSASGLPDVYGFPVFGLPGVKVALHHGGPATTAEARGFKVAQEYIETLSGWLLRYLPAAAGPVIQAKTCLYTNTATHDFLIDLHPESSSVLLASPCSGHGFKFAPAIGKILADWALDVPNPWHFERFRLERALGSASS, encoded by the coding sequence ATGAAGACCGACTACGAGTTCATCGTCATCGGGGCGGGTGGGGCCGGTTCCGCTGCGGCTTACGAGCTGGCCCGGCGCGGGTGTGAGGTGCTGCTGATTGAGCAGTTCCAAGTGGGGCATGACCGGGGTTCCTCGCATGGGCATTCGCGCATCTTCCGCTTCGCCTACGCCGAGCCTGACTACGTGCGGCTGGCCCAGGCGGCCTTGTTGGCCTGGCGCGAACTCGAGGCCGACGCCGGGATGCCCCTCCTGACCCTGACCGGTGGCCTCGACCTTGGCCCGGCGGGAAGCTCGAGCCTGGAGCAGACCGAGCACGCCCTGCGAGCTATGGGAGCGGTATTCGATAAGCTCGATGCCCAAAGCCTGATGCGGCGCTTCCCGCAGTGGCGGGTTCCCGGCGACTGGATCGGGATCTACTCTCCTGATGCAGGCATCGTGAACCCCACCCAGAGCGTGGAGGTGCTGGCGGTGTTGGCCCAGGGCTATGGAGCCCGGCTGCTGGAGCGCACCCCGGTGCGAGGCCTCGAGTTGAGTGGGCAGGGGAGTCCTCGAGTCCTCACCGACCAAGGGAAGTTCTCTTGCCGCCGCCTGATCGTGGCCGCCGGGGCTTGGCTGCCCCAACTGGTGCCCCAACTGGCGACCCGGCTCCGGGTGACCCAGGAAGCCACGGTATTCTTCAAGCCCCAGGTGCTCGAGCCCTTCTCCCCCCGGCGCTTCCCCATCTTCATCAACCACCTCTCCGCTAGCGGTCTCCCCGACGTGTATGGTTTTCCGGTGTTCGGTTTGCCCGGGGTAAAGGTCGCCCTCCACCACGGCGGACCGGCGACCACCGCCGAGGCTCGAGGTTTCAAGGTGGCCCAGGAGTATATCGAGACCCTATCCGGGTGGCTGCTGCGCTACCTCCCCGCAGCCGCCGGGCCAGTGATCCAGGCCAAGACCTGCCTCTACACCAACACCGCCACCCACGACTTCTTGATCGACCTTCACCCCGAGTCTTCCTCGGTGCTGCTGGCCTCCCCGTGCTCCGGGCACGGGTTCAAGTTCGCCCCGGCGATCGGAAAAATCTTGGCTGATTGGGCACTGGATGTGCCCAACCCCTGGCACTTCGAGCGCTTCCGGCTCGAGCGGGCTTTGGGCTCAGCTTCTAGCTGA
- a CDS encoding M20 metallopeptidase family protein, whose protein sequence is MQVQELRIRDRIAALTPSLVAMRRDFHRHPELAFQEFRTAEKLAMHLRNLGLEVQTGIATTGVVARLKGAKPGKTVMVRADIDALPIHEATGAPYASENPGVMHACGHDGHAAVAAHVATLLSEMKDQLEGNVVFVFQPAEEIVAGARPMIEAGVMEGVDRVVGLHLYSLLPAGTVGVRPGPSMAAADAFTLTVRGKGTHAAMPHEGVDTVLISAHIITALQSLVSRETDPVGTSVITIATLTAGEGAHNIIPETATLKGTLRTFDASLRAKLVRRIEEVATGIARAMGGSAEIAWRDGSPAVVNDPELTQRFRALANEVVGPAKVLETPPVMGGDDMAEFLNRAPGVYFWVGAGDPATGKNQPHHHPRFDIDDERALPVAVELLARATLEFLKP, encoded by the coding sequence ATGCAAGTTCAAGAACTGAGAATCCGGGACCGCATCGCTGCCCTCACGCCTTCACTCGTTGCCATGCGGCGCGACTTCCACCGCCACCCCGAACTGGCCTTCCAGGAATTCCGCACCGCCGAGAAGCTAGCTATGCATCTGCGCAATTTGGGGCTCGAGGTTCAGACCGGCATCGCTACCACCGGCGTGGTAGCGCGCTTGAAAGGGGCCAAGCCGGGCAAGACGGTGATGGTCCGTGCCGACATCGACGCCCTGCCCATCCACGAGGCCACCGGAGCCCCCTACGCCTCGGAGAACCCCGGGGTGATGCACGCCTGCGGGCACGATGGACACGCGGCCGTAGCCGCCCATGTGGCCACCCTCCTCAGCGAGATGAAAGACCAGCTCGAGGGCAACGTGGTCTTTGTTTTCCAGCCTGCCGAGGAGATCGTGGCGGGTGCCCGCCCGATGATCGAGGCGGGGGTGATGGAAGGCGTGGACCGGGTGGTTGGGCTGCACCTCTATAGCCTCCTGCCCGCCGGGACCGTGGGGGTACGGCCCGGCCCCAGCATGGCCGCCGCCGATGCCTTCACCCTCACCGTGCGCGGCAAGGGAACCCACGCCGCCATGCCCCACGAGGGGGTGGACACGGTGCTGATCTCCGCGCACATCATCACCGCTTTGCAAAGCCTGGTGAGCCGTGAGACCGACCCGGTAGGTACCTCGGTGATCACCATCGCTACCCTTACCGCCGGGGAAGGAGCCCACAACATCATCCCCGAGACCGCCACCCTCAAGGGGACCTTGCGTACTTTTGACGCCTCGCTGCGGGCCAAGCTGGTGCGCCGGATCGAGGAAGTGGCTACAGGCATTGCCAGGGCGATGGGTGGGAGTGCTGAGATCGCCTGGCGAGACGGCTCGCCGGCAGTGGTCAACGACCCCGAGCTGACCCAGCGTTTCCGTGCCCTGGCAAATGAAGTGGTAGGGCCAGCAAAGGTACTCGAGACCCCCCCGGTGATGGGCGGCGACGACATGGCCGAATTCCTGAACCGGGCTCCGGGGGTGTATTTCTGGGTCGGGGCGGGAGACCCCGCCACGGGGAAGAACCAACCCCACCATCACCCCCGCTTCGACATCGATGACGAGCGGGCCTTGCCGGTAGCGGTGGAACTCTTAGCTAGGGCCACCCTAGAGTTTCTCAAGCCGTAA
- a CDS encoding DUF4864 domain-containing protein: protein MSARIGVAVGLLLAAVALSQRLTDIPLQQQAEIRAVIEAQLAAFQQDDAVRAFSFAAPGIRQTFQTPERFLQMVQQGYLPLYRPTRVEFAAIGLYQGIPTQVLIVTDGEGVRYRAYYLMERQPDRSWKIAGVYLEPLPDEAPPKSA from the coding sequence ATGTCTGCGCGAATTGGGGTGGCGGTGGGGCTTTTGCTGGCGGCTGTAGCCCTTTCTCAGCGGCTTACCGACATACCGCTGCAACAACAGGCTGAGATCCGTGCGGTGATAGAGGCACAACTGGCGGCTTTTCAACAGGACGATGCGGTGCGGGCCTTCTCCTTTGCCGCTCCGGGGATCCGCCAAACTTTTCAGACACCCGAGCGCTTTCTCCAGATGGTCCAACAGGGGTACCTGCCCCTCTATCGCCCGACCCGGGTGGAGTTCGCAGCCATCGGTTTATACCAAGGCATACCCACTCAGGTGCTCATCGTCACCGATGGAGAAGGGGTGCGCTACCGGGCCTACTACCTGATGGAGCGCCAGCCAGATCGCAGCTGGAAGATCGCCGGAGTGTACCTCGAGCCCCTTCCAGATGAGGCCCCGCCTAAGTCTGCCTGA
- the ilvD gene encoding dihydroxy-acid dehydratase — protein sequence MRSDVIKQGPQQAPARAMLRAVGVTDDDFKIPWIGIVNTWTEGMPCNFHLRELAADLKVGAKEAGLHAFEFGAPAISDGISMGTIGMRASLISREVIADSIELIARGYLYDGMVALVACDKTNPGGMMGVIRADVPSLVLYGGSIAPGILRDKKQTVVSVFEAVGQYAAGKITEQELAEVERTAIPGPGACGGQYTANTMAMVLEVMGFSPIGYNAIPAIAPHKKAAGRKAMHILAEAIRENRTPKSFLTRQSFVNAIAAVAATGGSTNAVLHLLAIAREAGVKLELDDFDTISRKTPVIADMRPWGTYTAWELWEAGGIPLIIRRLIEGEMIDGSQMTITGKTLWEEVKDAAETPGQQVVVPREKAFKPEGGLRILKGSLAPEGAVLKLAGTERKQFRGPARVFDGEQKAMKAVLAKEIQPGDVVVIRYEGPKGAPGMPEMLSVTSALVGEGLGPDVALVTDGRFSGGTKGLMIGHVAPEAQVGGPIALVEEGDLISIDCDAGRLELEVSPEVLEARRAKWKAPEPHYKSGLFARYAKLVSSAKYGAVLEQAE from the coding sequence ATGCGCTCGGATGTGATCAAACAAGGCCCGCAGCAAGCTCCTGCGCGTGCGATGTTGCGTGCGGTGGGGGTAACGGACGACGACTTCAAGATTCCTTGGATAGGCATCGTCAACACCTGGACCGAAGGGATGCCCTGCAATTTCCACCTACGCGAGTTAGCCGCCGACCTCAAGGTAGGGGCTAAAGAGGCTGGGCTGCATGCCTTCGAGTTCGGCGCCCCGGCCATTTCCGACGGGATCAGCATGGGCACCATAGGGATGCGGGCTTCGCTCATCAGCCGCGAGGTAATCGCCGACTCCATCGAACTCATCGCCCGGGGCTACCTCTACGACGGAATGGTAGCGCTAGTAGCCTGCGACAAGACCAACCCCGGCGGGATGATGGGGGTGATTCGCGCCGACGTACCGAGCCTAGTGCTCTATGGTGGCTCCATTGCCCCCGGTATCCTGCGCGACAAAAAGCAGACCGTGGTCTCGGTTTTCGAGGCAGTGGGGCAGTACGCAGCAGGCAAAATTACTGAACAAGAGCTGGCCGAGGTCGAACGCACCGCCATCCCCGGCCCTGGGGCCTGCGGGGGGCAGTACACGGCAAATACCATGGCCATGGTGCTGGAGGTGATGGGCTTCTCCCCTATCGGCTACAACGCTATCCCTGCCATTGCCCCCCACAAGAAAGCCGCCGGACGAAAGGCGATGCACATCCTGGCCGAGGCCATCCGGGAGAACCGCACGCCCAAGAGCTTCCTCACCCGGCAGTCCTTCGTCAACGCGATCGCCGCAGTAGCCGCCACGGGCGGCTCGACCAACGCGGTCTTGCACCTCCTGGCGATCGCCCGCGAGGCGGGGGTCAAGCTCGAGCTGGACGACTTCGACACCATCTCCCGCAAGACCCCGGTGATCGCCGACATGCGCCCCTGGGGCACCTACACCGCCTGGGAGCTGTGGGAAGCCGGGGGCATCCCGCTCATCATCCGCCGCCTGATCGAAGGGGAGATGATCGACGGCAGCCAGATGACCATAACCGGCAAGACCCTTTGGGAAGAGGTCAAGGACGCCGCCGAGACCCCGGGACAGCAGGTGGTGGTCCCGCGGGAGAAAGCCTTCAAGCCCGAGGGAGGGCTACGCATTCTGAAGGGCTCATTGGCCCCCGAAGGGGCGGTCTTGAAGCTCGCCGGAACCGAGCGCAAGCAGTTCCGCGGCCCGGCCCGGGTCTTCGACGGCGAGCAAAAGGCCATGAAAGCGGTGCTGGCCAAAGAGATCCAGCCCGGGGATGTGGTGGTGATCCGCTACGAGGGCCCCAAGGGAGCCCCCGGAATGCCCGAAATGCTCTCGGTGACGAGTGCTTTAGTGGGCGAGGGGCTCGGCCCGGACGTAGCGTTGGTAACCGACGGACGCTTTAGCGGCGGAACCAAGGGCCTGATGATCGGGCACGTCGCGCCGGAAGCCCAGGTTGGCGGTCCGATTGCGCTCGTCGAAGAGGGGGACCTCATCTCGATTGACTGCGACGCGGGGAGGCTCGAGCTGGAGGTCTCCCCCGAGGTGTTGGAAGCGCGCAGGGCTAAGTGGAAGGCCCCTGAGCCGCATTACAAGAGCGGGCTGTTTGCCCGGTACGCCAAACTGGTGAGCAGTGCGAAGTATGGGGCAGTGCTCGAGCAAGCCGAGTAA
- a CDS encoding SDR family NAD(P)-dependent oxidoreductase: MKLKGQTFIITGASRGIGAALTMEFAKAGANVVLGARNKGALERVREAAKGLGVEAVAVAGSAADDGVAQQLVKAAKVIGNFAGFVHNAGILNAGPLVVELPEAQYDEILESNLKGGYQLARYSYPNLRRQQGGVAVFLGSGAAEHHIPGMGIYGVAKAAEEYLARQLALEVPEVTCFIYRPGIVETDMQRQLREAEGGGATALRPLFQGYKAQGRVLSPEQSARALVRILGGEPRKFHGKIATYSDA, translated from the coding sequence ATGAAGCTCAAAGGGCAAACCTTTATCATCACCGGAGCCAGCCGCGGCATTGGTGCAGCACTGACCATGGAGTTCGCCAAAGCCGGGGCCAACGTGGTCCTGGGGGCGCGGAACAAAGGGGCGCTCGAGAGGGTGCGTGAGGCGGCAAAAGGGCTTGGAGTTGAGGCGGTAGCGGTGGCAGGAAGCGCCGCAGACGACGGGGTGGCCCAGCAACTGGTCAAGGCGGCCAAGGTCATCGGGAACTTCGCGGGGTTCGTCCACAATGCAGGGATCCTCAATGCGGGTCCCTTGGTGGTGGAACTCCCCGAGGCCCAGTACGACGAGATCCTCGAGTCCAACCTTAAAGGCGGCTACCAGCTGGCCCGCTACAGCTACCCCAACCTGCGGCGGCAGCAGGGGGGAGTGGCGGTATTTCTGGGCTCTGGGGCCGCCGAGCACCATATTCCCGGCATGGGAATATACGGCGTGGCCAAGGCCGCCGAGGAGTATCTGGCACGGCAGCTAGCGCTCGAGGTCCCGGAAGTGACTTGTTTCATCTACCGCCCCGGCATCGTGGAGACGGACATGCAGCGCCAGCTGCGCGAAGCGGAAGGGGGCGGGGCCACTGCATTGCGCCCGCTCTTCCAAGGCTACAAAGCCCAAGGCCGGGTCCTCTCCCCCGAGCAATCCGCCCGCGCTCTGGTGCGTATCCTGGGGGGCGAACCTCGCAAATTCCACGGTAAGATAGCCACGTATAGCGATGCTTAA
- the leuB gene encoding 3-isopropylmalate dehydrogenase, with the protein MPKIALLPGDGIGPEVTYAAVDVLKAADEVFGLGLEFEAFPFGGNAIDAYAQPFPEITQKGCLEADAILLGAIGGPQWDGVPRHIRPETGLLALRKSHGLFANLRPAKVLPGLEALSPLKPDIAKGVDVLVIRELTGGIYFGTPRGMNAEEGWNTERYSRPEVERIARIAFEAARKRRNKVCSVDKANVLEVGEFWRKVVEEAHQDYPDVALEHQYVDAMAMHLVTKPGRFDVVVTGNIFGDILSDLASVLPGSLGLLPSASLGEKTPLFEPVHGSAPDIAGKGIANPTAAILSAAMLLTHALSRPDVAQAIEDAVTQALSSNPTPDLGGKASTAEFTRQVAEAVRRAGVQA; encoded by the coding sequence ATGCCCAAAATCGCCCTCCTCCCCGGTGACGGTATCGGTCCCGAAGTGACCTATGCCGCCGTAGACGTGCTCAAGGCTGCTGACGAGGTGTTTGGCCTGGGGCTCGAGTTCGAGGCCTTTCCCTTTGGTGGTAACGCCATCGACGCGTACGCACAGCCCTTTCCCGAGATCACCCAGAAGGGATGCCTCGAGGCCGACGCCATCCTGCTAGGGGCCATCGGCGGACCCCAATGGGACGGTGTACCCCGCCACATCCGCCCCGAAACCGGATTGCTGGCCCTGCGCAAATCCCATGGCCTCTTCGCCAACCTGCGCCCGGCCAAGGTGCTGCCCGGCCTGGAAGCCCTCTCCCCCCTCAAGCCCGATATCGCCAAAGGCGTGGACGTGCTCGTGATCCGCGAGCTCACGGGCGGGATTTACTTTGGAACTCCCCGCGGGATGAACGCGGAAGAAGGCTGGAACACCGAGCGCTACTCGAGGCCCGAGGTCGAGCGCATTGCTCGCATCGCCTTTGAAGCGGCCCGCAAGCGTCGCAATAAAGTGTGCAGCGTGGACAAGGCCAACGTGCTCGAGGTCGGCGAGTTCTGGCGCAAGGTGGTGGAGGAAGCGCACCAGGATTATCCCGACGTCGCGCTCGAGCACCAGTACGTAGACGCCATGGCCATGCACCTGGTCACCAAACCAGGCCGCTTCGACGTGGTGGTGACGGGCAACATCTTCGGAGATATCCTCTCGGACTTGGCCTCGGTGCTACCCGGGAGCCTGGGCCTGTTGCCCTCGGCCAGTCTGGGCGAAAAGACCCCTCTTTTCGAACCCGTGCATGGTTCGGCTCCCGATATTGCCGGGAAGGGGATCGCCAACCCCACCGCGGCCATTCTCTCCGCGGCCATGCTGCTCACCCACGCCCTCTCCCGACCCGACGTGGCCCAAGCGATCGAAGATGCCGTCACCCAGGCGCTCTCCAGCAACCCCACCCCCGACCTGGGCGGCAAAGCCAGCACCGCTGAGTTCACCCGGCAGGTTGCAGAGGCCGTGCGGCGGGCTGGGGTACAGGCCTAA
- the leuD gene encoding 3-isopropylmalate dehydratase small subunit encodes MALERIRQVTGRAVHVPGNDIDTDRITPARYLKVVTFDGLGEALFYDERFNPDGSSKPHPLNDPRFKGASIMLVGANFGCGSSREHSPQAIYRAGFRALIGESFAEIFFGNATTLSMPCVSASKADIAALAAAVEENPALEVTVDVERLEVRYADQAFGVSLPESAQKALVSGRWDPIADLLEAGSLLEDFDRKLPKAVKS; translated from the coding sequence GTGGCCCTCGAGAGAATCAGACAAGTCACCGGACGTGCGGTGCATGTCCCCGGCAATGATATCGACACCGACCGCATCACCCCTGCGCGTTACCTCAAGGTGGTCACGTTTGACGGGTTGGGAGAGGCCCTGTTCTATGATGAACGCTTCAACCCCGACGGCTCGTCCAAGCCCCATCCGCTTAACGACCCCCGTTTCAAGGGGGCTAGCATCATGCTGGTAGGGGCCAACTTCGGCTGCGGTTCCTCCCGCGAGCACTCGCCCCAGGCCATTTACCGCGCGGGCTTCCGCGCCCTTATTGGAGAAAGTTTCGCGGAGATCTTTTTCGGTAACGCGACCACCTTGTCCATGCCCTGCGTGAGTGCCAGCAAGGCCGACATCGCAGCGCTGGCGGCGGCCGTAGAGGAAAACCCGGCCCTCGAGGTCACCGTGGACGTGGAGCGGCTCGAGGTGCGCTATGCCGACCAGGCCTTCGGGGTAAGCCTACCCGAATCCGCCCAAAAAGCTTTGGTCTCGGGTCGCTGGGACCCCATCGCCGACCTGCTGGAAGCCGGAAGCTTGCTGGAAGATTTCGACCGCAAGCTGCCTAAGGCGGTGAAAAGCTGA